The following proteins are encoded in a genomic region of Cyclonatronum proteinivorum:
- a CDS encoding alpha/beta fold hydrolase, with product MNFIRNLFKFTGFLLLLILLLLAGLIRPDLSVERLAETYATEDSHFFAVDGMIAHYRDEGPADAPVLLLLHGTFASLHTWDAWTAALTPDFRVIRVDLPGFGLTGPQPDNDYGIRATLSFLEALRRETGTESWSVAGNSLGARYAMAWAQHFPQQTESLILLNGGGIPVQTVPPEQQQQEQQEQALVEHEPEQAHDVVADTARASATPDTSRASAQQQQRSSLLLDALGNPVVRKGLSILTPKFAFRHSLREVYYDRERISEETVTQYYELLRREGNRQAFLTRNQGPLPGADRSHLPELPEPSSLDDTPVLILWGEHDNWIPVQNAHRIAAAIPHASLIIYEDAGHVPMEEIPDRSVADTARFLKGQE from the coding sequence ATGAACTTTATTCGCAACCTGTTCAAATTTACCGGCTTTCTGCTGCTGCTCATTTTGCTGCTGCTTGCCGGACTCATACGACCTGACCTCTCCGTCGAAAGACTTGCTGAAACCTACGCAACCGAAGACTCTCATTTTTTTGCCGTTGACGGCATGATCGCACACTACCGCGACGAAGGTCCGGCAGACGCCCCGGTGCTGCTGCTCCTGCACGGCACCTTTGCCTCCCTTCATACCTGGGACGCCTGGACGGCCGCCCTCACCCCTGACTTTCGCGTCATCCGGGTTGATTTGCCCGGTTTCGGCCTCACGGGGCCGCAGCCCGATAACGACTACGGCATTCGGGCAACCCTGTCTTTTCTGGAAGCACTCCGGCGCGAAACCGGCACGGAAAGCTGGAGCGTTGCAGGAAACTCCCTTGGCGCTCGCTACGCGATGGCCTGGGCACAGCATTTTCCGCAGCAAACCGAAAGCCTGATCCTGCTCAATGGCGGCGGTATCCCCGTACAGACGGTCCCGCCGGAACAGCAACAGCAAGAACAGCAAGAACAAGCACTGGTTGAGCATGAGCCGGAGCAAGCGCATGATGTCGTTGCGGATACCGCGCGGGCCTCAGCTACGCCGGATACGAGCCGCGCTTCGGCCCAACAGCAACAGCGCAGCTCTCTGCTGCTCGACGCCCTCGGAAATCCGGTCGTCCGAAAAGGGCTGAGTATTCTCACGCCCAAGTTTGCCTTCCGTCACTCCCTGCGGGAAGTGTACTACGACCGCGAGCGGATTTCCGAAGAGACGGTCACGCAGTATTACGAGCTGCTGCGCCGTGAAGGTAACCGGCAGGCGTTCCTCACCCGGAATCAGGGTCCCCTGCCCGGGGCCGACCGTTCGCACCTGCCGGAGCTGCCCGAGCCTTCTTCCCTCGATGACACCCCCGTTCTCATTCTGTGGGGCGAGCACGACAACTGGATTCCGGTCCAAAACGCGCACCGCATTGCAGCGGCCATCCCGCACGCGTCCCTCATCATTTATGAAGACGCCGGCCATGTTCCCATGGAAGAAATCCCCGACCGTAGCGTTGCCGACACCGCCCGTTTTCTGAAGGGACAGGAATGA
- a CDS encoding ABC-F family ATP-binding cassette domain-containing protein produces the protein MLTISNITLFISNFCIFSGLNFQASRGDRIGLVGPNGAGKTTLLRLIAGRYEPEAGAVNLQSGCKIGFLEQDTLEISLEQSVRDFALQAFAEVKQIEKRLEEIGIAISESTDYESERYSDLLNEMERLNNRFTILEGDRAESRTEEVLEGLGFNTEELSQPLQRFSGGWRMRAVLAKLLLQRPDVLMLDEPTNHLDIDSIEWLEQYLKTYEGAVVIVSHDRFFLNRMVTQIAELRNRRIYTYTGNYDKFEVQREEQVQQQQREYEAQQKEIEETERFIERFRYKATKARQVQSRVKALEKIERIEEPDNPQKRMQFRFPDPPQSGKVVMELTNLIKSYPRPEGDGKIRVFTQGQQLHIERGDKIALIGPNGAGKSTLARILYGQEPFEGTRAEGHNVLMTFFAQHLADVLESNRSILEEMESEARTSEVRSRIRSILGSFLFSGDDVFKPVSVLSGGERGRVALAKTLLQPANFLILDEPTNHLDMSSKEVLIQALEEYKGTILTVSHDRYFLSRFATKVWRVEGGRVTEYDGGYDYYEWKRGKQLESKEGGDPAPVVAASGIAGSAAPVQAAATNGMNEEDIRRTGPKSKEQKRMEAEIRKRYSSQTGKLRKEIESLETKMANLETRKEELDAQLADPAFYQSEAAGKAIKEHADLSRKIEDITEQWAARAERYELLEEQMKQELLQA, from the coding sequence ATGTTGACAATCTCTAATATAACACTTTTCATTTCAAACTTCTGCATCTTTTCAGGGCTAAATTTTCAGGCATCAAGAGGGGACCGAATCGGGCTTGTGGGTCCGAACGGGGCCGGTAAGACGACCTTGTTGCGTCTTATTGCCGGGCGTTACGAACCGGAAGCCGGTGCTGTAAACCTGCAGAGTGGCTGTAAAATCGGGTTTCTCGAGCAGGATACGCTCGAAATAAGCCTGGAACAGTCGGTCCGGGACTTTGCCCTGCAGGCGTTTGCCGAAGTCAAACAAATCGAAAAACGACTCGAGGAGATCGGTATAGCCATCAGCGAATCAACCGACTATGAGAGCGAGCGCTACAGCGATCTGCTCAATGAGATGGAGCGTCTTAACAACCGCTTCACCATACTCGAAGGCGACCGGGCGGAGTCCCGCACCGAGGAGGTGCTCGAAGGGCTGGGCTTCAATACCGAAGAGCTGTCGCAGCCCTTGCAGCGCTTTAGCGGGGGATGGCGCATGCGCGCGGTGCTTGCCAAGCTTTTGCTTCAGCGCCCCGATGTGCTTATGCTCGATGAGCCGACCAACCATCTCGACATTGATTCCATCGAGTGGCTCGAGCAGTACCTGAAAACCTACGAAGGCGCCGTCGTAATTGTCAGTCACGACCGCTTTTTCCTGAACCGCATGGTCACGCAAATCGCCGAGCTGCGCAACCGCCGGATTTACACCTACACAGGAAATTACGACAAGTTCGAAGTGCAGCGCGAGGAGCAGGTGCAGCAGCAGCAGCGCGAGTACGAGGCGCAGCAGAAGGAAATCGAGGAAACCGAGCGCTTTATTGAGCGCTTCCGCTACAAGGCGACCAAGGCGCGGCAGGTGCAGAGCCGGGTGAAAGCCCTTGAAAAAATTGAGCGTATCGAAGAGCCGGATAACCCGCAAAAGCGGATGCAGTTCCGCTTCCCCGACCCGCCGCAGTCCGGCAAGGTCGTCATGGAGCTGACCAACCTCATTAAGAGCTACCCCAGGCCGGAGGGCGACGGCAAAATCCGTGTGTTCACGCAGGGGCAGCAGCTGCACATAGAGCGCGGCGACAAGATTGCGCTGATTGGTCCCAACGGCGCCGGAAAATCGACGCTTGCACGCATCCTCTACGGTCAGGAGCCTTTCGAGGGCACCCGCGCCGAGGGGCACAATGTGCTGATGACCTTCTTCGCACAGCACCTCGCCGACGTGCTCGAATCGAACCGCAGCATTCTCGAAGAGATGGAATCGGAAGCCCGGACTTCCGAAGTCAGGTCCCGCATCCGCTCCATTTTGGGCAGCTTTTTGTTCTCGGGGGATGACGTCTTCAAGCCCGTTTCGGTGCTCAGCGGCGGGGAGCGCGGACGCGTGGCGCTTGCCAAAACCCTGCTGCAGCCCGCCAATTTCCTGATTCTCGATGAGCCGACCAATCACCTCGATATGTCCTCGAAGGAAGTGCTGATTCAGGCGCTCGAGGAGTACAAGGGCACTATTCTCACGGTCAGTCACGACCGCTACTTCCTTAGCCGCTTTGCAACCAAGGTCTGGCGGGTCGAAGGCGGACGCGTGACCGAGTACGACGGCGGCTACGATTATTATGAGTGGAAACGGGGCAAGCAGCTTGAATCGAAGGAGGGAGGCGACCCGGCACCGGTTGTCGCGGCATCGGGTATAGCCGGCAGTGCTGCGCCGGTACAGGCCGCGGCGACCAATGGAATGAACGAAGAAGACATCCGAAGGACCGGTCCGAAATCGAAGGAGCAGAAGCGCATGGAAGCGGAAATCCGCAAGCGCTACAGTTCGCAAACCGGCAAGCTCCGCAAAGAAATTGAAAGTCTGGAAACCAAAATGGCGAACCTGGAAACCCGCAAAGAAGAACTCGACGCACAGCTTGCTGATCCGGCTTTTTATCAGAGCGAAGCGGCTGGTAAAGCCATTAAGGAACACGCTGATCTCAGCCGAAAAATCGAGGATATCACCGAGCAGTGGGCCGCGCGCGCTGAGCGCTATGAGTTGCTGGAAGAACAGATGAAGCAGGAGTTGCTGCAGGCTTAG
- a CDS encoding PA0069 family radical SAM protein, translating to MFCSPHASNRQQAVKGRGKSANPANRFEPVHFVQDDDYEPHQKKTPTRYLKDDSESILATNNSPDIPFMYSLNPYRGCEHGCMYCYARPTHEYLGFSAGLDFESVILVKENAPALLRKAFLKKSWQPQTVVMSGVTDPYQPAEKHFRLTRQCLEVFLEFRNPVSIITKNHLITRDLDLLTKLAAERLVRVNVSLTTLNPRLTDTLEPRTSRPQRRLEAIRKLSEAGIETGLMTAPVIPGINDHEIPALLEAAAEAGASHAGYVMLRLPWAVKEIFSDWFDQHYPDRRQKVLSRVTDTRGGKLYEADFATRMKGSGPFAEQVRTLFAVSAKRFGLKLRRHSEPLNTSAFIRGDQLKLGL from the coding sequence GTGTTTTGCTCTCCCCATGCTTCGAATCGTCAGCAAGCCGTGAAAGGGCGCGGTAAGTCTGCAAACCCCGCGAACCGCTTCGAACCCGTGCATTTTGTTCAGGATGATGACTATGAGCCCCATCAGAAAAAGACGCCGACCCGCTACCTGAAGGATGATTCCGAGAGCATTCTTGCGACCAATAACAGCCCGGATATCCCCTTCATGTACTCGCTGAATCCGTACCGTGGCTGCGAGCATGGCTGCATGTACTGCTATGCCCGGCCGACGCATGAGTACCTCGGCTTTTCAGCGGGCCTGGATTTTGAGTCGGTGATTTTGGTGAAGGAAAACGCACCGGCACTGCTCCGGAAGGCTTTCCTGAAGAAAAGCTGGCAGCCGCAAACGGTTGTGATGAGCGGGGTAACCGACCCGTATCAACCGGCAGAAAAGCATTTCAGGCTGACACGGCAGTGTCTCGAAGTGTTTCTGGAATTCCGGAATCCGGTGAGCATTATCACCAAAAATCACCTGATTACGCGCGATCTCGACCTGTTGACCAAGCTCGCTGCAGAGCGGCTTGTGCGCGTAAATGTTTCGCTTACAACCCTGAATCCGCGGCTGACCGATACCCTGGAACCGCGGACTTCGCGCCCGCAGCGGCGGCTTGAAGCCATCCGGAAGCTTAGCGAAGCGGGCATAGAAACCGGGCTGATGACTGCGCCCGTGATTCCCGGCATTAACGATCACGAAATTCCGGCCCTGCTGGAAGCGGCTGCTGAAGCCGGCGCTTCACACGCAGGATATGTGATGTTGCGGCTGCCATGGGCCGTGAAGGAGATTTTCAGCGACTGGTTCGATCAGCATTATCCCGACCGCAGACAAAAAGTGCTGAGTCGCGTGACCGACACCCGGGGCGGCAAGCTGTACGAAGCTGATTTTGCCACACGCATGAAAGGCAGCGGTCCTTTTGCGGAACAGGTCCGGACGCTGTTTGCCGTATCTGCCAAGCGCTTCGGTCTCAAGCTGCGGCGGCACAGCGAACCGCTCAACACTTCGGCGTTTATCCGGGGCGATCAACTGAAATTAGGCCTGTGA
- a CDS encoding S41 family peptidase yields MIKRFFASGLTGLVLLSALWLFGFDKVFVGNETNHEHNLQKYIQTQRWILNNYVDEVEANVLFKDSMRGMVSNIGDSTFSIAGTPIDTTFADLRVNDIRESAVRFERAYTFINQNFPDLDMNEMTEHALRGMFTSLDPYTDYIDPQQSDRVRENFAGRFQGIGVQFDIIADSITVISAISGGPSDVLGIRSGDRIVSIDDENAVGFSQEDVLSSLRGPKGSVVRVGIVRPGSRNIMNFNITRDDIPLFTVDTSYKLDERTGYIKINRFAQTTFDEFMEAMEGLKALGMERLVIDLRNNPGGFLDQAVRITSEFFPRNTKLVSTRSRHARFSQEYRTRTNGRFQEIPLMVLINEGSASGSEILAGAIQDNDRGLIVGRRTFGKGLVQQQYELVDQSFIRVTISRYYTPSGRLIQKPFNQGREEYALEIHTRDRDASTDVANFISNLPDSLVYQTLAGRTVFGGGGIVPDHIIQADTTRSYVLGFMRQNNVGFEFVRGFLDEGYDDFRSEWGDDFDRFRADFSWSADQMDNFWDRMFEAGLVLSDTTETTFSKDDKLFINPDLVEADRWIPPAATKAELARQIWGQAEYFPVFNDLFDTTLHQAMDLWFEVEQLKALVRNLSQESPQDG; encoded by the coding sequence ATGATTAAAAGATTTTTCGCGTCCGGTCTGACAGGTTTAGTATTGCTCTCAGCTTTATGGCTCTTTGGTTTCGATAAAGTTTTTGTAGGCAATGAAACCAATCACGAACACAACCTTCAAAAATACATTCAGACGCAGCGTTGGATTTTAAACAACTACGTGGATGAAGTTGAAGCCAACGTCCTGTTTAAAGACAGCATGCGCGGCATGGTCAGCAACATCGGCGACTCCACTTTCAGCATTGCCGGCACCCCTATCGATACGACCTTTGCCGACCTTCGCGTAAACGACATCCGCGAATCAGCGGTACGGTTTGAGCGCGCCTACACTTTCATCAATCAGAACTTCCCTGATCTTGATATGAATGAGATGACAGAGCACGCACTTCGCGGGATGTTCACCTCCCTCGATCCGTACACCGACTATATTGATCCGCAACAATCAGACCGGGTGCGTGAAAACTTCGCCGGACGCTTTCAGGGTATTGGCGTTCAATTTGACATCATCGCAGACAGCATTACCGTCATATCAGCCATTTCCGGCGGACCAAGTGACGTTCTCGGGATTCGCTCGGGTGACCGCATTGTTTCCATCGACGACGAAAACGCGGTTGGCTTTTCTCAGGAAGACGTTCTCAGCTCACTGCGCGGCCCCAAAGGCTCCGTTGTTCGCGTTGGAATTGTGCGCCCCGGAAGCCGCAACATCATGAACTTCAACATCACGCGCGATGACATCCCGCTGTTTACCGTTGACACCTCGTACAAACTCGATGAGCGTACCGGCTACATCAAAATCAACCGCTTTGCGCAAACGACCTTCGACGAATTCATGGAAGCCATGGAAGGCCTCAAAGCGCTCGGCATGGAACGTCTCGTCATTGATCTTCGCAACAACCCCGGCGGTTTCCTCGATCAGGCCGTACGCATTACCAGTGAGTTCTTCCCGCGCAACACCAAACTCGTAAGCACGCGCAGCCGCCATGCGAGATTTAGTCAGGAGTACAGAACCCGCACCAACGGACGCTTTCAGGAAATTCCGCTCATGGTGCTCATTAACGAAGGCTCTGCCTCCGGAAGCGAAATCCTGGCAGGAGCCATTCAGGATAACGACCGCGGCCTCATTGTCGGGCGGCGCACCTTCGGCAAAGGTCTCGTACAGCAACAGTACGAGCTTGTTGATCAAAGCTTCATCCGCGTTACCATCTCCCGCTACTACACGCCCTCCGGACGCCTCATTCAGAAGCCCTTCAATCAGGGCCGTGAAGAATACGCGCTCGAAATCCACACCCGCGACCGCGACGCAAGCACCGATGTAGCCAACTTCATCAGCAACCTGCCCGATTCCCTCGTGTATCAAACCCTTGCCGGTCGCACCGTATTCGGCGGCGGCGGTATCGTACCCGATCACATCATTCAGGCCGACACAACCCGAAGCTACGTGCTTGGGTTTATGCGCCAAAACAATGTCGGTTTTGAGTTTGTAAGGGGATTCCTCGATGAAGGCTACGATGATTTCCGCAGCGAATGGGGAGACGACTTCGATCGCTTCAGAGCCGATTTCAGCTGGTCAGCCGACCAAATGGATAACTTCTGGGACCGCATGTTCGAAGCCGGCCTCGTCCTCAGCGACACAACGGAAACGACTTTCTCAAAAGATGACAAACTGTTCATCAATCCCGATCTCGTAGAAGCTGACCGATGGATTCCGCCGGCAGCAACCAAAGCCGAACTCGCCCGCCAAATCTGGGGGCAGGCCGAATACTTCCCCGTATTCAACGATCTGTTCGACACAACGCTCCATCAGGCCATGGACCTCTGGTTCGAAGTTGAACAGCTCAAAGCCCTCGTACGAAACCTCAGTCAGGAAAGCCCGCAAGACGGCTGA
- the rpsU gene encoding 30S ribosomal protein S21 encodes MIGVKVKDNESVDRAINRFKKLITRSRILMEYKERQQYTKPSEEKREALKKSVREERRRQRYNY; translated from the coding sequence ATGATCGGAGTAAAAGTCAAAGATAACGAAAGTGTTGATCGTGCGATCAACCGTTTTAAAAAACTTATCACGCGTTCCCGCATTCTGATGGAATATAAGGAGCGTCAGCAATATACCAAGCCTTCTGAAGAGAAGCGTGAAGCGCTCAAAAAGAGTGTTCGTGAAGAACGTCGTCGTCAGCGTTACAACTACTGA
- the trmB gene encoding tRNA (guanosine(46)-N7)-methyltransferase TrmB → MSKNKLQRFQEIADFENVSDFSHFRPGMVSEHKEKWAKNVFGNDHPVTLELACGKGVYARALAAKDPARNFIGIDIKGDRIWVGAKAALQEELHNVHFIRGQINFLTSFFAAGEIDEIWITFPDPFLSHRRRSRRLTYPRFLDLYRQVLRPGGLIHLKTDSPELFAFTLETLAAQQHEIVTQVDDVYALKEVPELLRIRTYYESMHLEEGRTIQYVSFRLRS, encoded by the coding sequence ATGTCAAAAAACAAGCTTCAGCGCTTTCAGGAAATAGCAGACTTTGAGAACGTAAGCGATTTCTCGCACTTCAGGCCCGGGATGGTGTCTGAGCATAAGGAAAAGTGGGCAAAAAATGTTTTTGGTAACGATCATCCGGTAACGCTCGAACTTGCCTGCGGCAAAGGGGTCTATGCGAGGGCGCTTGCCGCGAAGGATCCGGCGCGGAATTTTATCGGAATTGACATAAAAGGCGACCGTATTTGGGTTGGGGCTAAGGCCGCCCTGCAGGAAGAACTTCACAATGTTCACTTTATCCGTGGACAGATTAACTTCCTGACTTCCTTCTTTGCAGCCGGTGAAATTGACGAAATCTGGATAACCTTCCCTGATCCTTTTCTGAGCCATCGCCGCCGTTCGCGCAGACTTACGTATCCCCGTTTTCTCGATCTGTACAGGCAGGTACTGCGGCCCGGCGGTCTCATCCATCTTAAAACTGATTCGCCGGAACTCTTTGCGTTTACGCTTGAAACCCTTGCAGCGCAGCAGCACGAAATAGTGACACAGGTTGACGATGTGTATGCCCTAAAAGAAGTGCCGGAGCTTCTCCGCATACGCACCTACTATGAAAGCATGCATCTCGAAGAAGGCCGGACCATTCAGTACGTAAGCTTCCGGCTCCGCAGCTAA
- a CDS encoding IS110 family RNA-guided transposase, with translation MFYSIGIDISKDDFKACILEYNPVEQTERVRSSRKFNNTQAELPKFVSWVTKWESKQPAPVRITMEATGVYYERVALHLFDNHPEWALSVVLPSQARRFNESEGFKNKTDRIDARGLALMGARKKLQLWRGIKPYWSELRQLTRTRGALVEQRTQLKNQLHALNYSAYAIKDTRKIVQQTIAALDKQITKLEKLITRHLDSDPEIEEKVDKLKSIPSIGLITISTVLAETLGFEYFTTRSQLISYAGYDIVVKESGKHKGKRKMSKQGNARIRAAMYMPVGNILSHRKQPYYSYYDRLVSRHGIKMKANVALQKKLLCLMYHLWKKNEAFDAALALRPAGLSASAVSPKGDTGVDTTIPELEMAFFED, from the coding sequence ATGTTTTATTCCATTGGCATAGATATCTCAAAAGACGACTTCAAGGCCTGCATCCTCGAGTATAACCCTGTTGAACAGACCGAGCGTGTACGCTCCTCCAGAAAGTTTAACAACACCCAGGCAGAGCTGCCCAAGTTTGTCAGCTGGGTCACCAAATGGGAGTCCAAACAGCCTGCACCGGTGCGCATCACCATGGAAGCCACCGGTGTGTATTACGAGCGGGTTGCCCTGCACCTGTTTGATAACCACCCCGAATGGGCATTAAGCGTGGTTTTACCCAGTCAGGCGCGTAGATTCAATGAGTCTGAGGGATTCAAGAACAAAACCGACCGTATTGATGCCCGCGGGCTAGCCCTGATGGGTGCGCGCAAGAAGCTGCAGCTATGGCGGGGCATTAAACCCTATTGGAGCGAGCTGCGTCAGCTCACGCGTACCCGTGGCGCGTTGGTAGAACAGCGGACCCAGCTCAAAAACCAGCTTCACGCTCTCAATTACAGCGCTTACGCTATCAAAGATACGCGCAAGATTGTCCAGCAAACCATCGCTGCCTTGGATAAACAGATCACCAAGCTTGAAAAGCTGATCACCAGGCATCTGGATTCGGATCCGGAGATCGAAGAAAAGGTGGATAAGCTGAAGTCGATTCCGTCGATAGGTTTGATTACAATCTCCACGGTGCTGGCAGAGACGCTGGGCTTTGAATACTTTACGACAAGAAGCCAGCTGATCAGCTATGCGGGTTACGATATAGTGGTTAAGGAGTCAGGCAAACACAAAGGCAAGAGAAAAATGTCGAAACAGGGCAATGCGCGCATCAGGGCAGCCATGTACATGCCGGTTGGCAATATTTTGTCGCACAGGAAGCAACCATATTACAGCTATTATGATCGGTTAGTCAGCCGGCACGGGATAAAAATGAAGGCCAATGTGGCCTTGCAGAAGAAGTTGTTGTGCCTGATGTACCATTTGTGGAAGAAAAACGAGGCCTTTGATGCCGCGCTGGCGCTCAGGCCGGCCGGCCTGAGCGCCAGCGCGGTATCGCCCAAGGGCGATACCGGTGTTGATACGACCATACCGGAGCTAGAAATGGCATTTTTTGAAGATTAA
- a CDS encoding transglutaminase-like domain-containing protein — translation MRALLLIFLCAVIGGKPAFVTAQEVPIETEDMLDRQLPPDHRFFVLVHPDGLPDYPEYASLNLRQEVVSREHGKVTLQITVNRSFPDTDDPFPTQEFDPSFRQYLEPSSSIESDHPEILAIRDQILAEHNPQTQLEAVNAVLRWNRQHLRWGEPVEVQTALEALHTGVVNCIGFTHLPAAILRSMGIPVRTLRTFIGNPARNRIIPHYLTEVYFPGAGGWVTYEPQGPAVPSAENIVAYAHHDWDPAGQAAFRPVSNDPRLRVKGRFGVYQPGEDLTQPQLHNIRFESERLNATSPDDTFRIFFEASDAGSGIQAVHFEYSASSIPRVGGEIWEAASFVREGDVHRGVFEGQLFASNTPVNFNEYWEFTEVILTDKSGNETWYDRAQLREMGLHRIPVTPWDFRAEKRPELVQVVGPFPSVTWLEAPNTQSLMFYITKLPAENSGFMRLQHWFTDGEGPPVALGMHEDGMVRGSYDIRTVMPNWNRPELQRPDQASVRYFLNRVYGRDSMTNSLDVSGAALEQRFGPVYMDVVSQTQPVTAEGPAGIRHITRIGGEAGVSFTGNVYLVVETEGSIKPFDPPLAPAQNMFREPTVRAGVQHNRRVLFRQGRRFGHNVFLLEVNENIRSVEITDASGEVHSFDWETLQDRVTVVSTSE, via the coding sequence ATGCGAGCTCTACTTCTCATTTTCCTGTGTGCGGTGATAGGGGGAAAGCCGGCGTTTGTGACTGCGCAGGAAGTCCCCATTGAAACCGAAGATATGCTTGACCGGCAGCTGCCGCCTGACCATCGTTTTTTTGTGCTTGTCCATCCCGATGGACTGCCGGATTATCCGGAATATGCTTCCCTGAATTTGCGGCAGGAAGTTGTTTCCCGGGAACATGGAAAAGTGACGCTCCAAATTACGGTGAACCGCAGTTTTCCCGACACCGATGATCCTTTCCCGACGCAGGAATTTGACCCTTCCTTCCGTCAGTATCTTGAGCCGTCTTCATCCATTGAAAGCGATCACCCGGAGATCCTGGCCATACGGGATCAGATTCTTGCCGAGCATAACCCGCAGACGCAGCTTGAAGCGGTGAATGCGGTTCTGCGATGGAACCGGCAGCATCTGCGCTGGGGCGAGCCCGTCGAGGTGCAAACCGCTCTCGAAGCCCTGCATACCGGTGTTGTGAACTGCATCGGCTTCACGCACCTGCCCGCGGCCATACTTCGCAGCATGGGCATTCCGGTACGCACCCTGCGCACCTTCATCGGGAATCCCGCGCGGAACCGCATTATCCCGCATTATCTCACGGAAGTTTACTTTCCCGGTGCCGGCGGCTGGGTGACCTACGAACCGCAGGGGCCTGCAGTGCCTTCCGCCGAAAACATCGTGGCCTATGCGCACCATGACTGGGACCCGGCGGGTCAGGCAGCCTTTCGGCCTGTGTCTAACGACCCGCGGCTTCGGGTGAAGGGGCGCTTTGGCGTGTATCAGCCCGGTGAGGACCTGACGCAGCCGCAACTGCACAATATCCGGTTTGAAAGCGAGCGCCTGAACGCAACTTCTCCGGATGATACCTTCCGGATTTTTTTTGAGGCAAGCGACGCGGGCAGCGGCATTCAGGCCGTGCATTTTGAGTACAGCGCGAGCTCCATCCCGAGGGTTGGTGGAGAAATTTGGGAAGCCGCCAGTTTTGTGCGGGAGGGCGATGTACACCGCGGTGTTTTTGAAGGGCAGCTGTTTGCGTCCAACACCCCGGTAAATTTCAACGAGTACTGGGAGTTTACGGAGGTCATCCTTACCGATAAAAGCGGCAACGAAACCTGGTACGACCGGGCGCAGCTTCGCGAGATGGGCCTGCACCGGATTCCGGTCACGCCCTGGGATTTTCGCGCGGAAAAGCGCCCTGAGCTTGTGCAGGTTGTCGGACCCTTTCCGTCTGTCACCTGGCTGGAGGCCCCGAATACGCAGAGTCTGATGTTCTACATAACGAAGCTGCCCGCCGAAAATTCAGGTTTCATGAGGTTGCAGCACTGGTTCACGGATGGAGAAGGGCCGCCTGTTGCCCTTGGCATGCACGAGGACGGCATGGTCCGCGGGAGTTATGACATCCGGACCGTAATGCCCAACTGGAACCGCCCGGAGTTACAGCGGCCTGATCAGGCTTCCGTCAGATATTTCCTTAACCGGGTCTACGGCCGCGACAGCATGACCAACAGCCTTGATGTTTCCGGTGCGGCGCTTGAGCAGCGTTTCGGCCCCGTTTATATGGATGTTGTAAGCCAAACGCAGCCCGTAACCGCAGAGGGGCCGGCGGGTATCCGGCACATCACCCGTATTGGGGGCGAAGCCGGCGTATCATTTACCGGAAACGTCTATCTCGTGGTTGAAACGGAGGGCAGTATCAAGCCCTTTGATCCGCCACTTGCGCCGGCACAGAATATGTTTCGGGAGCCAACAGTTCGGGCCGGGGTTCAGCACAACCGGCGGGTTCTCTTTCGTCAGGGCCGACGCTTCGGGCACAACGTATTTTTGCTCGAGGTCAACGAAAATATTCGCTCTGTTGAAATCACCGACGCTTCCGGTGAAGTCCATTCGTTTGACTGGGAGACGCTGCAGGACAGGGTCACGGTTGTTTCAACATCGGAGTAA